One Rhodococcus sp. P1Y DNA window includes the following coding sequences:
- a CDS encoding SMP-30/gluconolactonase/LRE family protein, whose product MTGTTDISTVITDRAFLECPRWHDGRIWVSDLYAHEVLSIGDDGDVRIEATLTDRPSGLGWLPDGRLLIVSMVDGLVLRRENDGTLVTHADVSHLATGKLNDMVVDERGHAYISTFGFEFRSRSYVESAVLIHVAPNGDADIAAGDLLFPNGSVITEDRTLVVAESMGNRLTAFDVADDGGLSNRRIWAAFGPEVPRTTVKDAMSAASVAPDGIGLDSEGAIWVADALHQRLIRVVEGGKIIDEKVFPTGVFACMLGGLDGKTLFACAAPSSSEHARQDTRDASLLSVEVDVPA is encoded by the coding sequence ATGACCGGCACCACCGACATCAGCACCGTCATCACCGACAGGGCGTTCCTCGAGTGCCCACGTTGGCACGATGGACGGATCTGGGTCTCGGATCTGTATGCGCACGAGGTTCTTTCGATCGGTGACGACGGCGACGTTCGCATCGAGGCGACGCTGACCGATCGTCCGTCCGGGCTCGGCTGGCTGCCCGACGGTCGACTGCTGATCGTATCGATGGTCGACGGGCTCGTACTACGCCGCGAGAACGACGGCACACTCGTCACGCATGCCGACGTGTCCCACCTTGCAACGGGCAAGTTGAACGACATGGTCGTCGACGAGCGCGGACATGCGTACATCAGTACCTTCGGTTTCGAGTTTCGTAGCCGGTCGTACGTCGAATCCGCTGTGCTCATCCATGTCGCTCCCAACGGCGACGCCGACATCGCCGCCGGAGATTTGCTGTTTCCCAACGGGTCCGTTATCACCGAAGACCGCACACTGGTCGTCGCCGAGTCGATGGGTAACCGGTTGACCGCATTCGACGTCGCCGACGATGGCGGGTTGTCCAACCGTCGAATCTGGGCGGCGTTCGGGCCCGAGGTCCCCCGCACCACCGTCAAGGACGCTATGAGCGCAGCCTCCGTAGCCCCTGACGGCATCGGTCTAGATTCCGAAGGTGCGATCTGGGTCGCCGACGCGCTGCACCAGAGGCTGATTCGCGTCGTCGAGGGCGGCAAGATTATCGACGAAAAGGTATTCCCGACAGGGGTTTTCGCATGCATGCTCGGCGGGCTGGACGGTAAGACGCTGTTCGCGTGTGCGGCGCCGTCATCCTCCGAGCACGCGCGCCAAGATACTCGTGACGCGAGCCTGCTCTCCGTCGAAGTCGACGTACCTGCATGA
- a CDS encoding flavin-containing monooxygenase: MTAPLNDVDPKAIAEEWIRGFTTAVAGRDSAAAAVLFQADGWWRDLLIFGWDLRSVHGIENIGMHLAEGPDHGQVRFFMPDEANLVEVGDDRWIQAVITIDSELARGRGVLRLTQTGDDTSWKAWTLLTAMEELVGYEESAGARRPRGGAQGADRMARNWQDARLAQQEFNDSEPQVLVIGAGHGGLGLAARLGQVDVSTLVIDRGERIGDNWRNRYRSLVLHDPVWYDHLPYLPFPPTWPIYTPKDKIGDWLEFYASTLELNVWTGSELVSSNYDDDDAVWTVTIRRADGSERTVHPRHLVLATGASGTEPNMPTVPDAEKFTGTFCHSSGFTGGTDLRGKKATVVGSCNSGHDIAQELHEQGADVTMIQRSPSYVVSVDASAIAMVGMYDETGPPTDTADLLGASFPFKAVPHIHQATTSAMAEADKDLLDGLRRSGFLLSTGIDGTGALMLFLQKGGGYYINVGCSELIAAGDIDIRAGVEIQRFTPHGVRLTDGTALDADIVVFATGFKGMLETARHLLGDHVADRCGPVWGLDDEGELQGIWRKSGHPGLWFMGGNLAMARYYGKFLALQIKAIEEGIHPSAAATQQITSAL; this comes from the coding sequence ATGACAGCACCGCTGAATGATGTCGATCCAAAAGCGATCGCCGAGGAGTGGATTCGAGGATTCACCACGGCTGTCGCCGGCCGTGATTCAGCGGCGGCAGCGGTGTTGTTCCAGGCCGATGGGTGGTGGCGGGACTTACTAATTTTCGGCTGGGACTTGCGCAGCGTGCATGGTATCGAGAACATCGGTATGCACCTCGCAGAGGGCCCCGACCATGGCCAAGTACGGTTTTTCATGCCTGACGAAGCGAACCTGGTCGAGGTTGGTGACGATCGTTGGATACAGGCGGTCATCACCATCGACTCCGAATTGGCCCGCGGCCGAGGGGTCCTCCGTCTGACCCAGACCGGAGACGATACGTCGTGGAAGGCCTGGACTTTGCTCACTGCGATGGAGGAACTCGTCGGTTACGAGGAGTCCGCCGGCGCCCGCCGCCCCCGCGGCGGTGCCCAGGGCGCGGACCGCATGGCCCGAAACTGGCAGGACGCCCGTCTCGCGCAGCAGGAATTCAACGATTCCGAACCACAGGTCCTCGTCATCGGCGCTGGCCACGGCGGCCTCGGTCTCGCGGCCCGCCTAGGACAGGTCGACGTGAGCACGCTTGTCATTGACCGAGGCGAACGCATCGGTGACAACTGGCGCAACCGTTACCGATCCCTCGTGCTGCATGACCCCGTGTGGTACGACCACCTCCCTTACCTCCCGTTCCCGCCGACCTGGCCGATATATACACCGAAGGACAAGATCGGCGACTGGCTCGAGTTCTACGCCTCGACATTGGAACTCAATGTCTGGACCGGCTCCGAACTAGTGTCCAGCAATTACGACGACGACGACGCTGTGTGGACCGTAACGATTCGGCGGGCAGACGGCAGCGAGCGCACCGTGCACCCCCGACATCTGGTGCTCGCAACTGGCGCCAGCGGCACCGAACCGAACATGCCCACTGTCCCCGACGCGGAGAAATTCACGGGAACATTCTGTCATTCAAGCGGATTCACCGGTGGTACTGATCTTCGCGGCAAGAAAGCGACCGTCGTTGGCAGCTGCAATAGCGGCCACGACATTGCTCAAGAACTGCATGAACAGGGCGCCGACGTCACGATGATCCAACGGTCCCCCTCCTACGTGGTCAGCGTCGACGCCTCCGCAATCGCCATGGTCGGCATGTACGACGAAACCGGGCCACCGACAGATACGGCCGACCTGCTCGGTGCCTCATTCCCGTTCAAGGCTGTACCCCACATCCACCAGGCCACCACCTCTGCCATGGCCGAGGCCGACAAAGACCTCCTCGATGGCCTCCGCCGATCCGGTTTCTTGCTCAGCACCGGGATCGACGGCACGGGCGCGCTCATGCTGTTCCTCCAGAAAGGCGGTGGTTACTACATCAATGTCGGTTGCTCAGAACTCATCGCCGCGGGTGACATTGACATCCGAGCAGGTGTCGAGATCCAACGATTCACCCCGCACGGCGTCCGACTGACCGACGGTACCGCCCTCGACGCCGATATCGTTGTGTTCGCCACCGGATTCAAGGGAATGCTCGAAACCGCCCGCCATCTCCTCGGCGACCACGTCGCGGACCGCTGTGGTCCAGTGTGGGGCCTCGACGACGAAGGCGAACTACAGGGCATTTGGCGAAAATCTGGGCACCCAGGTCTGTGGTTCATGGGCGGCAACCTCGCGATGGCTCGCTACTACGGCAAATTCCTTGCACTTCAGATCAAGGCAATAGAGGAAGGCATTCACCCCTCAGCCGCTGCAACTCAACAAATTACGTCCGCGCTGTGA
- a CDS encoding aldehyde dehydrogenase → MTATVPTATTLKSYDKLFIGGKWVEPSSDKVIEVVSPITEELLATVPEAQPADIDKAVAAARKAFDEGPWPRLTAAERAKYLIRIQEEVEKRFDDMATAFTAEIGAPAGASVAFHNNALKMWGDASTLHERFEFEEERSWPEGHGKLVREPIGVVATIIPWNGPVATASLKIAPALAAGCTVVLKPAPEGPVSTMLLAEALEAAGLPEGVISLLPGGRETGEYLVRHKDVDKISFTGSTIAGRKIMSICGERIARVTLELGGKSAGIIADDIALDKVFPGLAFAGIGHSGQVCAAITRIVVPRHRQDEVVETIKTIFESVSVGDPRKDDTVIGPLAAERQRTRVLDYIEVGKAEGARLVTGGGRPAGLDKGWYVEPTLFADVTNDMRIAQEEIFGPVVVVIPFDDVDEAIAIANDSDYGLSGAVYAEDAALAESIARRVRTGQISINGWDMCVTQPFGGYKQSGLGREGNVEGLSSFLETKLIQFAN, encoded by the coding sequence ATGACCGCTACAGTCCCCACCGCAACGACCCTGAAGAGCTACGACAAACTGTTCATCGGCGGAAAGTGGGTCGAGCCGTCCAGCGACAAGGTGATCGAAGTCGTCTCCCCGATCACCGAGGAACTGCTCGCGACGGTTCCCGAAGCGCAGCCCGCCGACATCGACAAAGCCGTCGCTGCCGCACGAAAAGCGTTCGACGAAGGCCCCTGGCCACGTCTCACTGCCGCCGAACGGGCGAAGTATCTCATCCGTATCCAAGAAGAAGTCGAGAAGCGATTCGATGACATGGCAACCGCGTTCACCGCAGAGATCGGTGCACCGGCGGGCGCGAGCGTCGCATTCCACAACAACGCACTCAAGATGTGGGGCGACGCGTCCACCCTGCACGAGCGTTTCGAATTCGAAGAAGAGCGTAGTTGGCCCGAAGGTCACGGCAAGCTCGTCCGCGAGCCCATCGGCGTTGTTGCCACGATCATTCCGTGGAACGGCCCGGTCGCTACAGCCTCACTGAAGATCGCACCTGCTCTCGCTGCCGGTTGTACGGTCGTGCTCAAGCCTGCGCCCGAAGGCCCGGTCAGTACCATGCTGCTCGCCGAGGCACTCGAAGCGGCAGGTCTGCCCGAGGGCGTCATTTCCCTGCTGCCGGGTGGCCGCGAAACCGGTGAATATCTGGTGCGGCACAAGGACGTCGACAAAATCTCGTTTACTGGGTCGACCATTGCCGGACGCAAGATCATGAGCATCTGCGGTGAGCGCATCGCACGCGTCACGCTGGAATTGGGCGGTAAGTCTGCAGGTATCATCGCCGACGACATCGCCCTCGACAAGGTGTTTCCCGGCCTTGCGTTTGCAGGGATCGGCCACAGCGGTCAGGTCTGCGCGGCCATCACCCGCATCGTCGTCCCGCGTCACCGTCAGGACGAGGTGGTCGAGACCATCAAGACGATCTTCGAATCGGTGTCCGTCGGCGATCCGCGTAAGGACGACACCGTCATCGGACCGCTCGCCGCCGAGCGTCAGCGCACCCGCGTGCTCGACTACATCGAGGTCGGCAAGGCCGAGGGTGCGAGGCTCGTCACCGGTGGCGGCCGTCCGGCCGGACTGGACAAGGGCTGGTATGTCGAGCCGACGCTGTTCGCCGACGTCACCAACGACATGCGCATTGCACAGGAGGAAATCTTCGGTCCTGTCGTCGTGGTGATCCCGTTCGACGACGTCGACGAGGCCATCGCCATCGCCAACGATTCCGATTACGGTCTCTCCGGAGCCGTCTACGCCGAGGACGCTGCGCTCGCGGAGAGCATTGCCCGACGCGTCCGCACCGGTCAGATCTCGATCAACGGCTGGGACATGTGCGTCACGCAGCCCTTCGGTGGATACAAGCAGTCCGGCCTCGGCCGTGAAGGCAACGTCGAAGGCCTGAGTTCGTTCCTCGAGACCAAGCTGATTCAGTTCGCGAACTAG